The following are encoded together in the Paraburkholderia sp. BL10I2N1 genome:
- a CDS encoding CopD family protein encodes MDPVTISGSIIVAAVANVLFACAVGACLAALMLDNASPRMRYRLRWIVAVCVVTLIVADTVNLLFEAALMSGSAPGADLLVLIPVLTQSHFGTAWSTGFVALIVWTGLLVGSRGVGRPAQTSVALFAAAVFAFSRAASSHAADAGDFSLPEWIHWVHLCATAAWAGLVIASGLSVLPMLRADAPADDLARFVGRLSGAAIVALSAVLVSGIYNADRGLGGSLVPLTHSDWGLILDAKLALVSAAVVLGGVNRQVYLPRIRRGASQRAAASFLTILRAEAVAMIGILSAAAVLAHTVPGAHLGT; translated from the coding sequence GTGGACCCTGTGACGATATCCGGTTCGATCATCGTGGCCGCCGTCGCCAATGTGCTGTTCGCGTGTGCGGTGGGCGCCTGTCTGGCGGCGCTGATGTTGGACAATGCGTCGCCGCGCATGCGGTACCGGTTGCGATGGATCGTCGCCGTTTGCGTCGTCACGTTGATCGTTGCAGATACCGTCAATCTGCTATTTGAGGCCGCACTGATGAGCGGGTCAGCGCCGGGTGCCGATCTTTTGGTGCTAATCCCGGTGCTGACCCAATCGCATTTCGGCACAGCGTGGTCCACGGGGTTTGTCGCCCTGATCGTCTGGACCGGCTTGCTGGTCGGGTCACGAGGAGTCGGGCGGCCCGCTCAGACGAGCGTCGCGCTGTTCGCCGCAGCCGTCTTTGCATTCAGCAGAGCGGCATCCAGTCATGCGGCCGACGCCGGCGACTTTTCGCTGCCTGAGTGGATTCACTGGGTGCATCTTTGCGCGACTGCTGCGTGGGCCGGGCTCGTGATCGCAAGCGGACTCTCCGTGTTGCCCATGCTGCGCGCCGACGCGCCCGCCGACGATCTCGCACGCTTTGTCGGGCGCCTGTCCGGCGCGGCAATCGTTGCCCTGTCGGCTGTCCTCGTGAGCGGCATTTACAACGCCGATCGCGGACTGGGTGGCTCGCTCGTGCCGCTCACACATAGCGACTGGGGGCTCATCCTTGACGCTAAACTCGCGCTTGTCAGTGCAGCGGTCGTATTGGGTGGGGTCAACCGGCAGGTTTACCTACCACGCATACGGCGGGGTGCATCGCAACGTGCTGCGGCCTCGTTCCTGACGATTTTAAGAGCCGAGGCAGTTGCCATGATCGGCATCCTGTCTGCCGCCGCCGTACTCGCCCACACGGTACCAGGCGCGCACCTGGGCACCTGA
- a CDS encoding DNA-binding domain-containing protein, whose protein sequence is MPQPLELAQQRFGDALLDAAHEPALSDVVATSATPAAQAHRITLYRGTLRAHTRGALANAYPVLLALVGDGYFDALARAYDRANPSQSGDLNRFGGRLPEFIEHYEADTRFRYFGDLARLEWALHRAHFAADAAPFTQEQWFAFGEDKLLDARIDVHPACAALASPYAVAQIWHAHQPGRTFPERIDAPCCALVVRPRWRAHVLQQSAAAHAAFVALQRGDTLNHALDAAFAVDPAFDFVSQWHHWITSGAVIGAFTR, encoded by the coding sequence ATGCCGCAGCCGCTTGAACTGGCACAGCAGCGCTTCGGCGATGCGCTGCTCGATGCGGCGCACGAACCCGCGTTGAGCGATGTCGTTGCGACATCCGCCACGCCAGCGGCCCAGGCGCACCGCATAACGCTGTATCGCGGCACCTTGCGGGCACATACGCGTGGTGCGCTGGCGAATGCGTATCCGGTGCTGCTCGCGCTCGTCGGCGACGGCTACTTCGATGCGCTGGCGCGCGCCTACGACCGCGCGAATCCATCGCAAAGCGGCGACCTGAACCGTTTTGGCGGCAGGCTGCCGGAGTTCATCGAACACTACGAGGCTGACACACGCTTTCGCTATTTCGGCGATCTCGCGCGGCTCGAATGGGCGCTGCATCGCGCGCATTTCGCCGCTGATGCAGCGCCGTTCACGCAGGAGCAATGGTTCGCGTTCGGCGAGGACAAGCTGCTCGATGCGCGCATCGACGTGCATCCGGCCTGCGCCGCCCTTGCGTCGCCTTATGCGGTGGCGCAGATCTGGCATGCGCATCAGCCAGGCCGCACGTTCCCCGAACGCATCGACGCACCGTGTTGCGCCCTGGTCGTACGGCCGCGCTGGCGCGCGCACGTGCTGCAGCAATCCGCGGCGGCGCACGCGGCCTTCGTCGCGCTGCAACGCGGCGATACGCTGAATCATGCACTCGACGCGGCGTTCGCGGTCGACCCGGCGTTCGACTTCGTCAGTCAATGGCATCACTGGATCACGAGCGGCGCGGTAATCGGCGCCTTCACACGATAA
- a CDS encoding DUF692 domain-containing protein, which yields MSLDPCPAARPSGGQALASLPRGVGIGLRHAHYDDFLRSVPPVDWIEVHSENYFGDGGLDLHVLDTVRRDLPVSLHGVGLGLGSSRPLDALHLSKLRRLVERIEPAAVSEHLCWGAVPSRYFNDLLPMPLTHDALALLCGRVAQVQDALRRPILVENVSTYLRFRDDQYSESAFLIELARRSGCGVLLDVNNLYVNPCNHGEHALAAIDAMPREFVGEIHLAGHRVTEHVVIDDHGSRVAPEVWVLYERALRRFGAIPTLIEWDTAVPALPVLLDEARLARETLARVATTNKASDAAAA from the coding sequence ATGAGCCTCGATCCTTGTCCTGCCGCCCGGCCCTCCGGTGGGCAGGCTCTCGCGTCACTCCCGCGCGGCGTGGGCATCGGATTGCGCCACGCGCACTACGACGATTTCCTGCGCAGCGTGCCGCCGGTCGACTGGATCGAAGTGCATAGCGAGAACTACTTCGGCGATGGTGGCCTCGACCTGCATGTGCTCGACACTGTCCGGCGCGACCTGCCGGTCAGCCTGCATGGTGTCGGGCTCGGGCTGGGCTCGTCGCGGCCGCTCGACGCGCTGCATCTGTCGAAGCTGCGGCGCCTTGTCGAGCGCATTGAGCCGGCCGCGGTATCGGAACACTTGTGCTGGGGTGCAGTGCCATCGCGCTACTTCAACGACCTGTTGCCGATGCCGCTGACGCATGACGCCCTCGCGCTCCTGTGCGGGCGCGTCGCGCAGGTGCAGGACGCATTGCGCCGGCCGATCCTGGTCGAAAACGTGTCGACGTATTTGCGTTTTCGCGACGACCAGTACAGCGAGAGCGCCTTCCTCATTGAACTGGCGCGACGCAGCGGCTGTGGCGTGCTGCTCGATGTGAACAACCTGTATGTGAATCCATGCAACCACGGCGAACATGCACTCGCCGCAATCGACGCCATGCCGCGCGAGTTCGTCGGCGAAATCCATCTCGCTGGGCATCGGGTGACCGAGCACGTGGTGATAGACGATCACGGTTCGCGCGTCGCCCCCGAGGTCTGGGTGCTCTACGAGCGTGCGCTGCGCCGCTTCGGCGCGATCCCGACGCTGATCGAATGGGACACCGCCGTGCCGGCGCTGCCCGTGCTGCTCGATGAAGCGCGGCTCGCACGCGAGACGCTCGCGCGTGTGGCGACGACGAACAAAGCCAGCGATGCCGCAGCCGCTTGA
- a CDS encoding DUF2282 domain-containing protein, producing MKSTLARQALVAAALAGLGVAGMSLAHAEDMVQCYGIAKAGQNDCGSKTGVHGCASEAKVDNDKGDFKIVPKGTCLKLGGTVGT from the coding sequence ATGAAATCGACTCTCGCCCGCCAGGCCCTCGTTGCCGCAGCCCTCGCCGGTCTCGGCGTCGCAGGAATGAGCCTCGCGCACGCCGAGGACATGGTGCAGTGCTACGGCATCGCGAAGGCCGGTCAGAACGATTGCGGGAGCAAGACCGGCGTGCATGGCTGCGCCAGCGAAGCGAAGGTTGACAATGACAAAGGCGATTTCAAGATCGTGCCGAAGGGTACGTGCCTGAAGCTCGGCGGGACGGTCGGCACCTAA
- a CDS encoding SCO family protein: MRTFIKLLIGACVVTGAGTVGPTAVHAFAADAAGAMDSPAGASGVDPHAHDNHHKMSGTMRSTVDYTLPPVSLIRDDGKTVSLISELNDGRPVILTFIYTTCRGICPMVSQTFEQFQGLLGGDREKVHLVSISIDPEEDTPARLRAYATRFSAGPEWQYYTGTVATSIATQKAFNVYRGDKMNHTPVAFVRAAPGKPWLRIDGFATPDELLSAYHELVASN; encoded by the coding sequence ATGAGAACGTTCATCAAATTGCTGATCGGCGCCTGCGTCGTGACAGGCGCCGGAACCGTCGGGCCCACCGCGGTGCATGCGTTTGCCGCTGATGCCGCCGGGGCCATGGATAGCCCCGCTGGCGCAAGCGGCGTCGACCCGCATGCGCACGACAATCACCACAAGATGTCGGGCACCATGCGCTCGACAGTTGACTACACGTTGCCGCCCGTTTCGCTGATCCGGGACGACGGCAAGACGGTCTCGCTGATCAGTGAACTGAACGACGGCCGTCCCGTCATCCTGACCTTCATCTACACCACCTGCAGGGGCATCTGCCCGATGGTCAGCCAGACGTTCGAGCAATTTCAGGGCCTGCTGGGCGGCGATCGGGAGAAGGTGCACCTGGTGTCGATCTCGATCGATCCCGAGGAGGACACGCCTGCGCGACTCAGGGCGTACGCGACCCGGTTCAGCGCTGGGCCGGAGTGGCAGTACTACACCGGGACGGTGGCCACGAGCATCGCGACCCAGAAGGCGTTCAACGTCTACCGGGGCGACAAGATGAATCACACGCCGGTCGCATTCGTCCGCGCTGCGCCGGGCAAGCCATGGCTGCGCATCGATGGCTTCGCGACGCCGGACGAGCTGTTGAGTGCATACCACGAGCTGGTCGCCTCCAACTAG